CCAATCACCGGAACATCTATTTCAAAACCCCCAGAATGGTAAATATTTCAAACTGACCCACTACCTAAATAAACAAAATATTGACTAACAGGTAAATATTCGCTATTCTAAAACAAATAAGGCTTTTATTGATGAACATCTTTGGATATCAAATCGATCTTGGGACCGCGCTGACCATTATCGGTATCATACTCACGATAATCTTCGGATATGTCACGATCTTTAGTTGGATTTTACCGCGTCGAGGGCGAGCAAGGTTGCGCAAGGAAACAGAGGAGAAAATCAAAGCTATAGAACAGGATGCTGCCAATGCAGCACAAGGCACAAATAGAATAGAGCAGAAATTGGAGAAGCTAGAAAAAATGCTCGGCAAGAGCCTGTATATAGATGGCCTTGGCACGTCGCCACCAGCCATTTTTGACCCCTTTGCGAAAGGGCTGGAATTGATGGCCCAGTACAAGTGGGACGAGGCAATAGCGGAATTCAGAGAATCAATGAATGAAGCCAAAGGAAGCCAGCTCGTCGCTCTATATAATCTCGTTGGAATATGTCACTACACCCCCGGCAAGTTTGATTCCGCACTTTCGTCTTATGACAATTCCCTTAAGCTGGCTCGGCAATTTGCAGACGGGGAAGGTGAAGCGAATGCTTTAGGGAACATCGGGCTGATCTATAAGGCTAAGGGGGACTTAGATGCGGCGCTGAAATATCTGGAAGAGGCTTTAGAGAAACATCGGGAAGTAGGTTATAAGCAGGGTGAAGCGTCTCAATTGGGGAACATCGGGCTGATCTATTCGGATAAGGGGGACTTAGATGCGGCGCTGAAATATCAGCAAGAGGCTTTAAAGATAGATAGAGAGATAGTTTATAAGCAGGGTGAAGCGAATCAATTGGGGAACATCGGGCTGATCTATAGTGCTAAGGGGGACTTAGATGCGGCGCTGAAATATCACCAAGAGGCTTTAGAGAAACATCGGGAAGTAGGTTACAAGCAGGGTGAAGGGCAGGATTTGGCTGCAATTGCATTGGTATTGAAATCTCAAGGTGATTTGGATCGATCCCTAGAATATCACCAAGCGGCTTTAAAGATACATCGGGAAGTAAGTTATAAGCAGGGTGAAGCGAATCAATTGGGGAACATCGGGAATATCTATTATGCTAAGGGGGACTTAGATGCGGCGCTGAAATATCACCAAGAGGCTTTAGAGAAACATCGGGAAGTAGGTTATAAGCAGGGTGAAGCGTCAGACTTGGGCAACATCGGGCTGATCTATTATGATAAGGGGGACTTAGATGCGGCGCTGAAATATCTTGAAGAGGCTTTAAAGATAGATAGAGAGATAGGTTATAAGCAGGGTGAAGCGTCGGACTTGGGGAATATAGGGCTGATTGATTCAGCTAAGGGGGACTCAGATGCGGAGCTGAAATATCTGTAAGAGGCTCGCACGATTCTTATTG
The sequence above is drawn from the Candidatus Zixiibacteriota bacterium genome and encodes:
- a CDS encoding tetratricopeptide repeat protein, which encodes MNIFGYQIDLGTALTIIGIILTIIFGYVTIFSWILPRRGRARLRKETEEKIKAIEQDAANAAQGTNRIEQKLEKLEKMLGKSLYIDGLGTSPPAIFDPFAKGLELMAQYKWDEAIAEFRESMNEAKGSQLVALYNLVGICHYTPGKFDSALSSYDNSLKLARQFADGEGEANALGNIGLIYKAKGDLDAALKYLEEALEKHREVGYKQGEASQLGNIGLIYSDKGDLDAALKYQQEALKIDREIVYKQGEANQLGNIGLIYSAKGDLDAALKYHQEALEKHREVGYKQGEGQDLAAIALVLKSQGDLDRSLEYHQAALKIHREVSYKQGEANQLGNIGNIYYAKGDLDAALKYHQEALEKHREVGYKQGEASDLGNIGLIYYDKGDLDAALKYLEEALKIDREIGYKQGEASDLGNIGLIDSAKGDSDAELKYL